The following proteins come from a genomic window of Microbacterium lemovicicum:
- the cofE gene encoding coenzyme F420-0:L-glutamate ligase, with the protein MLQVWALPGIGEISPGDDLVSVIADAAASTRPEEQLRDGDILIVTSKIVSKAEGRIILADDREDAITAETVRLVASRTSPTGHVTRIVESRLGIVAAAAGVDASNTPAGTVLLLPEDPDASARALAGGLRHRLGVAVGVIVSDTLGRAWREGQTDSAIGAAGVHVFEDLRGGTDAEGRPLIVTMPCVADELASAGDLVKGKAARLPVAVVRGRDDLVGPLDLPGARSIVRPAERDMFSLGSDEAWAAGFAAGAASRGQDDADAFSSGP; encoded by the coding sequence GTGCTGCAGGTCTGGGCGCTGCCGGGGATCGGCGAGATCTCGCCCGGCGATGATCTCGTCTCGGTGATCGCGGATGCCGCGGCATCCACTCGCCCGGAGGAGCAGCTCCGCGACGGCGACATCCTGATCGTCACGTCGAAGATCGTCTCCAAGGCCGAAGGACGCATCATCCTCGCCGACGATCGCGAGGATGCGATCACGGCGGAGACCGTGCGGCTCGTGGCGTCCCGCACGAGTCCCACCGGGCATGTCACGCGCATCGTGGAGAGCCGGCTGGGGATCGTGGCAGCCGCCGCCGGCGTGGATGCCTCGAACACCCCGGCGGGGACGGTGCTGCTGCTGCCCGAGGATCCGGACGCGTCGGCGCGCGCGCTGGCGGGCGGTCTGCGCCACCGCCTCGGCGTGGCGGTGGGCGTGATCGTCTCCGACACGCTCGGCCGCGCCTGGCGCGAGGGGCAGACGGATTCCGCCATCGGCGCCGCCGGAGTGCACGTGTTCGAGGACCTCCGCGGGGGCACGGACGCCGAGGGGCGGCCTCTCATCGTGACGATGCCGTGCGTGGCGGACGAGCTCGCCTCGGCGGGCGATCTCGTCAAGGGCAAGGCCGCGCGGCTGCCCGTCGCCGTCGTGCGCGGACGTGACGACCTCGTGGGGCCGCTCGACCTCCCGGGTGCCCGGTCGATCGTGCGTCCGGCCGAGCGCGACATGTTCTCGCTCGGCTCGGACGAGGCCTGGGCCGCCGGATTCGCCGCGGGAGCGGCATCCCGCGGTCAGGACGACGCGGACGCCTTCTCGTCGGGTCCCTGA
- a CDS encoding acyl-CoA thioesterase gives MNVIWRTLLTIWHAKAMLRRRGPADPTAVGRIRLRTLPTDIDLLGHMNNGRYASLFDLGRFDLLIRTGVWDVLRAQGWYAVVASESVTFRKSLQLWQRFTVESRLMSHDDKSVYLMHRAVVKGEVYAEMVVRARFLRTSGGIVPHEELFAALHRPDTLPPLAPWVTAWAVGSALPSTRSAAPSTWE, from the coding sequence GTGAACGTGATCTGGCGCACCCTGCTGACCATCTGGCATGCCAAGGCGATGCTGCGTCGCCGCGGGCCGGCCGATCCGACGGCGGTCGGGCGCATCCGGCTGCGCACGCTCCCCACCGACATCGACCTCCTCGGGCACATGAACAACGGCCGGTATGCCTCGCTGTTCGACCTCGGACGATTCGACCTGCTCATCCGCACGGGGGTGTGGGACGTGCTGCGCGCGCAGGGCTGGTACGCCGTCGTGGCCAGTGAGTCGGTGACCTTCCGGAAGTCGCTGCAGCTGTGGCAGCGGTTCACCGTGGAGTCCCGCCTCATGTCGCACGACGACAAGTCGGTGTACCTGATGCACCGGGCCGTGGTGAAGGGGGAGGTCTACGCGGAGATGGTGGTGCGGGCGCGCTTCTTGCGCACGTCGGGAGGGATCGTCCCGCACGAGGAGCTGTTCGCCGCGCTGCACCGTCCCGACACCCTTCCTCCGCTGGCCCCGTGGGTCACGGCGTGGGCGGTGGGCTCCGCTCTGCCGTCCACGCGGAGCGCGGCCCCCAGCACCTGGGAATGA
- a CDS encoding Gfo/Idh/MocA family protein codes for MGEPHAIGIIGLGVISAQYLETLGSHPAVRIAATADLDSERARAVADRYPGCRALSVDELVGDSAVQTVLNLTIPSAHADVALRALAAGRDVFGEKPLAATWEDATAVMARAGDSWVGCAPDTVLGTGVQTARAAVDAGAIGRPLSAVATWVSSGHEAWHPNPDFYYREGGGPLLDMGPYYLTTLFHLLGPVARVTGASSRPRSTRTIASGPRAGEEIPVEIDTHVTGILEHVGGAVSTVTFSFDAITTQAAPIEVHGESGTLVVPDPNLFEGVVHVRRERGGDAEPVADRAGYENAGRGIGILDRIATGSGAPTDGAIALHVLEVMTALGTSARDGVRVELTTRPDRPSVVPFTPESVWRSA; via the coding sequence GTGGGCGAGCCGCACGCGATAGGCATCATCGGGCTCGGGGTCATCTCGGCGCAGTACCTCGAGACCCTCGGCTCCCACCCCGCCGTCCGCATCGCGGCGACCGCCGATCTCGACAGCGAGCGCGCGCGGGCCGTCGCCGACCGCTATCCCGGATGCCGCGCCCTCTCCGTCGACGAGCTCGTGGGGGATTCCGCGGTGCAGACCGTCCTGAACCTGACGATCCCCTCCGCCCATGCCGACGTCGCCCTCCGGGCGCTCGCCGCGGGCCGCGACGTGTTCGGCGAGAAGCCGCTGGCCGCGACCTGGGAGGATGCGACGGCCGTCATGGCGCGGGCCGGAGACTCCTGGGTCGGCTGCGCGCCCGACACCGTGCTGGGCACCGGCGTGCAGACGGCGCGTGCCGCGGTCGATGCCGGCGCGATCGGCCGCCCGCTCTCCGCCGTCGCCACCTGGGTGTCGTCGGGGCACGAGGCGTGGCATCCGAATCCCGACTTCTACTACCGGGAGGGCGGCGGACCCCTCCTCGACATGGGTCCGTATTACCTGACCACGCTGTTCCACCTCCTCGGCCCGGTCGCCCGGGTGACCGGCGCCTCCTCGCGGCCGCGGTCGACCCGCACCATCGCCTCGGGACCGCGCGCGGGCGAGGAGATCCCCGTCGAGATCGACACCCACGTCACCGGCATCCTCGAGCACGTCGGCGGGGCGGTCTCCACCGTCACCTTCAGCTTCGACGCGATCACGACGCAGGCGGCGCCCATCGAGGTGCACGGGGAGTCGGGCACCCTGGTGGTCCCCGACCCGAACCTCTTCGAGGGCGTCGTGCACGTGCGCCGGGAGCGCGGCGGCGACGCCGAGCCCGTGGCGGATCGTGCGGGCTACGAGAACGCTGGCCGTGGCATCGGCATCCTCGACCGGATCGCCACGGGCTCGGGCGCGCCCACCGACGGCGCGATCGCGCTCCACGTGCTCGAGGTGATGACCGCACTCGGCACCTCCGCGCGCGACGGCGTCCGGGTCGAGCTCACCACGCGCCCGGATCGACCGTCGGTGGTGCCCTTCACCCCGGAGAGCGTCTGGCGATCGGCCTGA
- a CDS encoding LacI family DNA-binding transcriptional regulator, which yields MTSTRMTLAAVAEHAGVSVATASRGLRGRGEMSAATRARIVRSAAELGYRAGQESRGRPRSGTARTFDLVLGRFHDPYTAEITAGARAAAAAHGYDLTLTADREDPDDDWMPRILSRGSAGVIVGLRIPTASQIEALRRADIPLVLMEPPSESPQGLPSVRTTDREGGAAAAAHLVERGAERFVSIGGTPSYRFGRARIDGFREVLARAAPEASRVHVSADWTAWGARRACSRGLEEVAAQGGSGLIGVFACNDEMAAGAYRAVADAGLSIPRHVLVVGFDDVRGARWLHPPLTTLRQPIGEMAAAAVGILVRAVGGEAVEDESVVMPTELVARGSTAAAGIAKGAATGAVSGR from the coding sequence ATGACGTCGACACGGATGACCCTGGCCGCCGTGGCGGAGCACGCCGGCGTGAGCGTCGCGACCGCCTCCCGCGGACTGCGCGGGCGCGGCGAGATGTCCGCCGCCACGCGCGCCCGCATCGTACGCAGCGCGGCGGAGCTCGGCTATCGCGCCGGGCAGGAGAGCCGCGGGCGCCCCCGGTCGGGCACCGCGCGGACGTTCGACCTCGTGCTCGGACGCTTCCACGACCCGTACACCGCCGAGATCACCGCCGGCGCGCGGGCCGCAGCCGCCGCGCACGGCTACGACCTGACGCTGACGGCGGATCGCGAGGATCCGGACGACGACTGGATGCCGCGCATCCTGTCGCGAGGGTCGGCCGGCGTCATCGTCGGCCTCCGCATCCCCACGGCCTCGCAGATCGAGGCGCTGCGGCGGGCGGACATCCCGCTCGTGCTCATGGAGCCGCCGTCCGAGTCGCCGCAGGGCCTGCCCAGCGTGCGCACGACCGATCGGGAGGGCGGGGCGGCGGCCGCCGCGCATCTCGTGGAGCGCGGCGCGGAGCGCTTCGTGTCGATCGGCGGGACGCCGTCGTACCGCTTCGGCCGCGCGCGGATCGACGGCTTCCGGGAGGTGCTCGCGCGCGCCGCGCCGGAGGCGTCGCGGGTGCACGTCAGCGCGGACTGGACGGCCTGGGGCGCGCGTCGCGCCTGCTCCCGCGGGCTCGAGGAGGTCGCCGCGCAGGGCGGGTCGGGACTCATCGGCGTCTTCGCGTGCAACGACGAGATGGCCGCGGGCGCCTACCGGGCCGTCGCAGACGCCGGGCTCAGCATCCCCCGGCACGTGCTCGTCGTGGGCTTCGACGACGTGCGCGGCGCGCGGTGGCTGCACCCTCCGCTGACGACCCTGCGTCAGCCCATCGGCGAGATGGCCGCCGCGGCGGTCGGGATCCTGGTTCGCGCCGTCGGCGGCGAGGCCGTCGAGGACGAATCGGTCGTGATGCCGACGGAGCTGGTGGCGCGCGGGTCGACGGCGGCCGCCGGCATCGCGAAGGGCGCCGCGACGGGTGCCGTCAGCGGCCGCTGA
- a CDS encoding ThuA domain-containing protein: protein MTAHDTRRALVVRGGWDGHRPVETTDLFVPFLEGSGFEVRIEESNEVYADRAVMDETDLILQSVTMSEISREALGGLRDAVERGTGLAGWHGGIADSYRGSSDYLQLVGGQFATHPAASPEERAGGEADNFLPHTIDVTDLGRTHEIMAGIEQIALRTEQYWVLTDDLNDVLATTTHPVQPYHPWHRPVVSPAVWTRGWGSGRVFVATPGHSPDVLEDPSVRTIVERGLLWASRTR from the coding sequence ATGACGGCACACGACACGCGCCGGGCGCTGGTCGTCCGGGGCGGATGGGACGGACACCGCCCCGTCGAGACGACCGACCTGTTCGTGCCGTTCCTCGAGGGCTCCGGCTTCGAGGTGCGCATCGAGGAGTCCAACGAGGTCTACGCCGACCGCGCCGTCATGGACGAGACCGATCTCATCCTGCAGTCGGTGACCATGTCCGAGATCTCGCGCGAGGCCCTCGGCGGACTCCGTGACGCCGTCGAGCGCGGCACCGGCCTGGCGGGGTGGCACGGCGGCATCGCCGACTCGTACCGCGGGAGCTCCGACTACCTCCAGCTCGTGGGCGGACAGTTCGCCACGCACCCCGCTGCGAGCCCCGAGGAGCGGGCGGGCGGCGAGGCCGACAACTTCCTGCCGCACACCATCGACGTGACCGATCTCGGGCGCACGCACGAGATCATGGCCGGCATCGAGCAGATCGCCCTGCGCACCGAGCAGTACTGGGTGCTCACCGACGACCTCAACGACGTGCTGGCGACCACGACCCACCCGGTGCAGCCGTACCACCCGTGGCACCGGCCCGTCGTGTCGCCGGCCGTCTGGACCCGCGGCTGGGGCAGCGGACGGGTGTTCGTGGCCACCCCCGGACACAGTCCCGACGTGCTCGAGGACCCGAGCGTGCGCACCATCGTCGAAAGGGGACTGCTGTGGGCGAGCCGCACGCGATAG
- a CDS encoding GNAT family N-acetyltransferase produces the protein MEPELQTDIVVRPVRDVDAEALGRVHASCWHETYDHLISKAALEKISPRRMAELWTHWASQGPEFRMSAALVDGEIVGFVGSGPARDKDAPALRELYFIYLLDAFHGTGIGQRLFDAAVDEGEPLYLWVAEDNPRAHRFYARNGFALDGASHTEPFLGETLTEVRFVR, from the coding sequence ATGGAGCCCGAACTGCAGACCGACATCGTCGTCCGTCCCGTCCGCGACGTGGATGCCGAGGCACTCGGCCGGGTCCATGCGAGCTGCTGGCACGAGACCTACGACCACCTCATCAGCAAGGCCGCGCTCGAGAAGATCTCGCCGCGCCGCATGGCCGAGCTGTGGACCCACTGGGCCTCTCAGGGGCCCGAGTTCCGGATGAGCGCGGCGCTGGTCGACGGCGAGATCGTCGGCTTCGTCGGCTCGGGTCCGGCACGCGACAAGGACGCCCCCGCGCTCCGCGAGCTGTACTTCATCTACCTGCTCGACGCCTTCCACGGCACGGGCATCGGCCAGCGCCTCTTCGACGCCGCCGTCGACGAGGGCGAGCCCCTGTACCTCTGGGTCGCCGAGGACAACCCCCGCGCCCACCGCTTCTACGCGCGGAATGGGTTCGCCCTGGACGGCGCGTCGCACACGGAGCCCTTCCTCGGCGAGACGCTCACCGAGGTGCGGTTCGTCCGCTGA